The following are from one region of the Nerophis ophidion isolate RoL-2023_Sa linkage group LG20, RoL_Noph_v1.0, whole genome shotgun sequence genome:
- the LOC133538643 gene encoding aminoacyl tRNA synthase complex-interacting multifunctional protein 1-like, with translation MFVSRFLVKMSSPNPLVRLQQRADEADRLIEYLKQQVQLLKEKAVAQASVKEEKKLLVENAKLKQDIDLLKKQLLEKEKSRGVLDVALPSVEGGVQCLSHAAPPTPATATPSATPAAVQSPAPKDDNKKKPEKKEKKPQPAAGLEDIKVDVSRLDLRVGRILTAEKHPDADSLYVEQVDVGEPSPRTVVSGLVKHIPLEQMQNRMAVLMCNLKPAKMRGVISQAMVMCASSPDKVEILDPPGGAVPGERVTFNGFPGEPDKELNPKKKVWEQIQPDLRTDGECVATYKGAAFEVAGKGVCRAQTMSNSGIK, from the exons AT GTTTGTTTCTCGCTTCTTGGTCAAGATGTCGAGTCCCAACCCTTTGGTGAGACTGCAGCAGCGAGCAGACGAGGCTGACCGGCTCATCGAGTACCTTAAACAACAGGTTCAGCTCTTGAAGGAAAAAGCTG TTGCCCAGGCCAGCGTCAAAGAGGAGAAGAAACTGCTAGTGGAAAATGCCAAACTGAAGCAAGACATCGATCTACTGAAAAAGCAGCTGCTGGAGAAAGAAAAGAGTAGGGGAG TGCTCGATGTAGCCTTGCCATCAGTGGAAGGCGGCGTTCAGTGCCTTTCCCACGCCGCTCCTCCCACGCCTGCGACTGCGACACCCTCTGCAACCCCTGCCGCTGTCCAGAGCCCTGCTCCTAAAGATGACAACAAAAAGAAGCCAGAGAAAAAAG AGAAGAAGCCGCAGCCAGCCGCTGGTCTGGAGGACATCAAGGTGGACGTGTCTCGCCTGGACCTGCGCGTGGGACGCATTTTAACGGCAGAGAAACACCCGGATGCAGACAGTCTCTATGTGGAGCAGGTGGATGTTGGCGAGCCCTCACCCAGGACCGTGGTCAGCGGGCTGGTCAAGCACATTCCTCTGGAGCAG ATGCAAAACCGCATGGCAGTTCTGATGTGTAACCTTAAGCCGGCCAAGATGAGAGGAGTGATTTCCCAAGCCATGGTCATGTGCGCCAGCTCACCTGACAAGGTGGAAATCCTTGACCCGCCAGGCGGCGCCGTACCAGGAGAGCGAGTCACCTTCAATGGCTTCCCAG GTGAACCCGACAAAGAGCTGAACCCCAAGAAGAAAGTGTGGGAACAGATTCAGCCGGACCTGCGCACAGATGGCGAGTGTGTGGCAACCTACAAAGGGGCTGCGTTCGAAGTGGCGGGCAAAGGAGTATGCCGAGCCCAGACCATGAGCAACAGCGGCATCAAATAA